The following are encoded together in the Pseudanabaena sp. FACHB-2040 genome:
- a CDS encoding sugar ABC transporter permease, whose amino-acid sequence MTTENLLRVLSAIAAVVLGSGGIVVLFFVANWLVDRLPRNVRPRLLPLVYLAPAVLLLFIYLVVPSLRTFYLSFFDARSRNFVGLANYIFAFTDRGMLIAFRNNILWLVLVTGISVGLGLIIAVLVDRVKYEPLAKALIFLPMAISFVGASVIWRFIYAYNPPDVAQIGLLNAIVVSLGFEPVGWLVNRTVNNLALITIMIWLQTGFAMVLLSAAVKGIPKDVIEAARIDGANELQIFRRITVPMISSTIVVVATTIIVAVLKVFDIVFVMTGGLLDTDVIASRMIREMFNFRHFGRGSAIAVILLLAVVPVMLTNIKRFRQQEATR is encoded by the coding sequence ATGACGACTGAAAATTTATTGAGAGTTTTAAGTGCGATCGCAGCCGTCGTCCTAGGCTCAGGCGGCATTGTGGTTCTCTTCTTTGTAGCGAACTGGCTAGTCGATCGGCTGCCCAGAAACGTTAGGCCGCGCCTGTTGCCGCTGGTTTACCTGGCCCCAGCGGTGTTGCTGCTGTTTATTTATCTGGTCGTGCCCAGTCTGCGCACCTTTTACCTGAGCTTTTTTGATGCGCGATCGCGAAACTTTGTCGGGCTAGCCAACTACATCTTTGCCTTCACCGACCGGGGCATGCTGATTGCCTTTCGCAACAACATTCTTTGGCTGGTGCTGGTGACGGGCATCAGCGTGGGTCTGGGCCTGATCATTGCGGTGCTGGTAGATCGGGTCAAATACGAACCTCTGGCTAAGGCGCTGATCTTTTTGCCTATGGCAATTTCCTTTGTGGGCGCTAGCGTCATCTGGCGCTTTATCTATGCCTACAACCCGCCAGATGTGGCTCAAATTGGCCTGCTTAATGCCATCGTAGTCTCCCTCGGCTTTGAACCCGTGGGCTGGCTGGTCAATAGAACCGTCAACAACTTGGCCCTGATCACCATCATGATCTGGCTGCAGACTGGGTTTGCCATGGTGCTGCTGTCGGCGGCGGTCAAGGGCATTCCCAAAGATGTGATTGAAGCGGCCCGCATTGATGGCGCGAATGAACTGCAAATCTTCCGCCGCATCACCGTGCCCATGATCAGCTCCACCATTGTGGTAGTCGCAACCACCATCATCGTGGCAGTGCTGAAGGTGTTTGACATTGTGTTTGTGATGACGGGCGGCCTGCTCGACACTGACGTAATCGCCAGCCGCATGATTCGCGAAATGTTTAACTTCCGCCACTTTGGTCGGGGCAGCGCCATTGCCGTCATTCTGCTGCTAGCGGTGGTTCCGGTGATGCTCACCAATATCAAACGATTCCGCCAGCAGGAGGCCACCCGATGA
- the ugpC gene encoding sn-glycerol-3-phosphate ABC transporter ATP-binding protein UgpC: protein MANVVFEQVTKQYENGYTAVKDLNLAIGEDEFLVLVGPSGCGKSTTLRMLAGLESISRGNLLIDGRRVNDLSPRERDIAMVFQSYALYPHMSIFENMAFSLDLQGMPKTEIQERVLSAAKQLGIEELLDRKPKQLSGGQRQRVALGRTIVRDPAVFLMDEPLSNLDAKLRVQARSELSRLHQKLGTTFVYVTHDQVEAMTMGNRIAVMNKGVLQQVDTPENLYNNPVNLFVAGFMGSPAMNFFQATLQPHGDSLSVVTDALKMPVHENQVSRYMPSKGKPIIFGIRPENIYSPQYAPPGINPLPVKAKVVMIEKMGHELIVYLTLPDDQEFVARIDPRSQYTPGEVVEVLFDRNRFHLFDRETEYAL, encoded by the coding sequence ATGGCAAATGTAGTGTTTGAGCAGGTCACAAAGCAGTACGAAAACGGGTACACAGCAGTCAAAGACCTCAACCTGGCGATCGGTGAAGACGAGTTTCTCGTGCTGGTTGGCCCCTCTGGCTGCGGCAAAAGCACCACCCTGCGGATGCTAGCAGGGCTAGAGTCGATTTCTAGAGGGAACCTACTGATCGACGGCAGACGGGTAAATGACCTATCGCCCAGAGAGCGAGACATTGCCATGGTGTTTCAGTCCTACGCCCTCTATCCTCACATGTCGATCTTTGAAAACATGGCCTTTAGCCTCGATCTCCAGGGCATGCCCAAGACTGAAATCCAGGAGCGAGTACTGTCGGCGGCCAAGCAGCTCGGCATTGAGGAACTGCTCGATCGCAAGCCCAAGCAGCTCTCCGGCGGTCAGCGGCAGCGGGTAGCGCTCGGCCGCACCATCGTTCGCGACCCGGCTGTGTTTTTGATGGATGAGCCGCTGTCTAACCTCGATGCCAAGCTGCGAGTGCAGGCCCGCTCCGAACTCAGCCGCCTGCACCAAAAGCTGGGCACCACCTTTGTCTATGTCACCCACGACCAGGTCGAGGCTATGACTATGGGCAACCGCATTGCTGTCATGAACAAAGGGGTTTTGCAGCAGGTAGACACCCCCGAAAACCTCTATAACAATCCAGTAAATCTCTTTGTTGCTGGGTTTATGGGCAGCCCTGCAATGAACTTCTTCCAGGCCACGCTGCAGCCCCACGGAGACAGCCTTTCTGTTGTCACCGATGCGCTGAAAATGCCGGTTCACGAGAATCAGGTGTCGCGCTACATGCCTTCTAAAGGCAAGCCTATCATCTTCGGGATCCGCCCCGAAAATATCTACAGCCCTCAATACGCCCCGCCCGGCATCAATCCTCTACCGGTCAAGGCTAAGGTCGTCATGATCGAGAAAATGGGCCATGAGCTCATCGTCTACCTGACTTTGCCGGATGACCAGGAGTTTGTAGCTAGAATCGACCCGCGTTCCCAATACACGCCTGGAGAGGTGGTCGAGGTACTGTTTGACCGCAATCGCTTCCACCTGTTTGATCGAGAAACCGAATATGCGCTGTAA
- a CDS encoding ABC transporter substrate-binding protein, with protein sequence MPQFSKDNLKNNESVPLQRRFAPLFLCGLGLALVTACGRSPEATDGGENNDTRTVTVLGAVTGGQLDDLRAALAPFEEQTGIRIIYEGTDAFTTLLPIRVDSGNAPDVALFPQPGLMTEFIANGQMVPIDDFIEQEQLTQAFPEDWLALATFDDELYGVWLRAAVKSLVWYNPQQFAEQGYTVPTTWDEMIALSDRIVADGGTPWCLGVAAGDATGWVGTDWVEDIMLRTAGPEVYDQWVTNELPFDSPPVERAFTIFGEIARNPEYVPGGGVGALSTPFGDAIQGLFTEPPRCFLHRQGNFISAFIPDGVDVDEQVDIFPLPPIEPQFGTPILVGGDLFGVFNATPEAQALIEYLLTPTPHEIWASLGGFLSPHRQVPPEAYPDELTQRQAEILVNADVLRFDASDLMPSTVGTGTFWSGAVDYIAGSDLNRVLSRIQGSWPDPEEGVY encoded by the coding sequence ATGCCACAATTTTCGAAAGATAACTTAAAAAACAACGAAAGCGTTCCGCTCCAGCGGCGGTTTGCGCCGCTCTTCCTGTGCGGACTCGGCCTTGCTTTAGTCACTGCCTGCGGCAGGAGCCCCGAGGCAACTGACGGTGGTGAGAATAACGACACCCGGACGGTCACCGTTCTAGGTGCGGTCACTGGGGGGCAGCTAGACGACTTGCGGGCTGCCCTAGCTCCCTTCGAAGAGCAGACAGGCATTCGGATAATTTATGAGGGCACCGATGCCTTTACAACCCTGCTGCCGATTCGGGTTGACTCGGGAAATGCCCCTGATGTTGCCCTGTTTCCTCAGCCGGGCTTGATGACAGAGTTCATTGCCAATGGTCAGATGGTGCCCATTGATGATTTCATCGAGCAGGAGCAACTGACACAAGCCTTTCCAGAAGATTGGCTAGCGCTAGCCACCTTTGATGATGAACTGTATGGAGTCTGGCTGCGGGCTGCTGTCAAGAGCCTGGTTTGGTACAACCCCCAACAGTTTGCCGAGCAGGGCTACACGGTGCCCACCACCTGGGACGAGATGATAGCGCTGAGCGATCGCATCGTCGCTGATGGCGGTACTCCCTGGTGCCTGGGCGTTGCCGCTGGTGATGCTACGGGTTGGGTTGGCACCGACTGGGTAGAAGACATCATGCTGCGCACCGCTGGGCCAGAGGTCTATGACCAGTGGGTCACGAACGAACTGCCCTTCGACTCGCCGCCTGTAGAGAGGGCATTTACCATCTTTGGCGAAATTGCCCGCAACCCCGAGTATGTGCCCGGAGGTGGGGTGGGTGCCCTCAGCACCCCGTTTGGTGACGCTATTCAGGGGCTGTTTACAGAGCCGCCCCGCTGCTTCCTGCACCGCCAGGGCAATTTTATCAGCGCCTTCATTCCAGACGGGGTGGATGTGGATGAACAGGTCGACATTTTCCCACTGCCGCCGATTGAGCCTCAGTTCGGTACGCCGATTTTGGTCGGGGGTGACCTGTTTGGCGTCTTTAATGCAACGCCTGAAGCGCAGGCTTTGATTGAGTACTTGCTGACCCCAACCCCTCACGAAATTTGGGCCTCTCTAGGAGGGTTCCTATCGCCCCATCGGCAGGTTCCCCCAGAGGCTTACCCCGATGAGCTGACACAGCGGCAGGCAGAGATCTTAGTCAACGCAGATGTGCTGCGGTTCGATGCCTCAGACCTGATGCCCTCGACGGTAGGAACTGGCACCTTCTGGAGTGGGGCTGTGGACTACATCGCTGGAAGCGATCTCAACCGGGTTTTGTCCAGAATTCAGGGCAGTTGGCCTGATCCGGAGGAGGGGGTTTACTAA
- a CDS encoding carbohydrate ABC transporter permease, whose translation MDRLEKALSSAPVHIAVIGIAVLWTIPTAGLLISSFRYREALTQTGWWTVFQEPLNFAQFHLGNYVDVLTSQGMGQAFLNSLVISIPATIIPLFIATLAAYALAWMQFPGRQLLFVSMVALLVVPLQMTLIPVLRTYNLLGLAGTFLGVWLAHAAYGLPLGIYLIRNYIGSLPADLIEAAAVDGASHLKIFTRVVLPLSVPAIASFAVFQFLWVWNDLLVALVYLGGNQNVAPVTLVLRNLVGDRGQDWHLLTAGAFVSMFVPLLVFFALQRYFVRGLLAGSVKG comes from the coding sequence ATGGATCGGCTGGAGAAGGCGCTTTCCTCTGCTCCGGTTCACATTGCCGTGATCGGCATCGCCGTCCTTTGGACGATTCCTACAGCCGGGCTGCTGATCAGCTCCTTTCGCTACCGCGAAGCTCTGACCCAGACCGGCTGGTGGACGGTGTTTCAAGAGCCGCTTAACTTTGCTCAGTTTCACCTGGGCAACTATGTCGATGTGCTCACCAGTCAGGGCATGGGGCAGGCGTTTCTCAATAGCCTGGTGATTTCTATCCCAGCGACGATCATTCCCCTCTTCATCGCTACTCTGGCTGCCTATGCCTTAGCCTGGATGCAGTTTCCCGGACGGCAGCTCTTGTTTGTGTCGATGGTGGCGCTGCTGGTAGTGCCCCTGCAAATGACGCTGATTCCGGTGCTGCGCACCTACAACCTATTAGGTCTAGCGGGCACGTTTTTAGGGGTGTGGCTGGCCCACGCTGCCTATGGTCTGCCTCTCGGGATCTACCTAATTCGCAACTACATTGGTTCCCTGCCGGCAGACTTGATTGAGGCGGCAGCGGTAGATGGCGCGTCGCATCTGAAGATCTTTACGCGGGTGGTGCTGCCGCTGTCGGTGCCTGCGATCGCATCTTTCGCCGTCTTCCAGTTTCTCTGGGTTTGGAATGACCTGCTAGTGGCCCTAGTGTACCTGGGCGGCAATCAGAACGTGGCCCCCGTCACCCTGGTACTGCGCAACCTGGTAGGCGATCGGGGTCAAGATTGGCACCTGCTGACGGCAGGAGCGTTTGTATCGATGTTTGTGCCGCTGCTGGTGTTCTTTGCTTTGCAGCGATACTTTGTGCGCGGATTGTTAGCCGGATCAGTTAAGGGATAG